The Papaver somniferum cultivar HN1 chromosome 6, ASM357369v1, whole genome shotgun sequence genome segment TAATTCAGATTCTAAGCAAGTACTCAGTTGAAATTATAAATGAAACAAGCATTTGGAGCAAAAACTGTCTTCACAAGCTGTTGTAGTTCAGAGTATCTCATTAGCCAGATAAGGATGCATGCTTACAGCTTACCATTCTAAATGTGAAAAGTACTACTATTTCACCTCCCTTCCCCTCTAAGAAACCACCACAAACAAATCAATGAATCAACTTGTGAATAGATATGATCCCACAAAGATATACTTGCCTGTGGGATATGGCACTGTAAGCGTAGGAACACGGGCTGCAGTTATCCCATCAACATTGTAACCGCCAAATTGCACTAGATGATGTCCTGGCATTGTATAACCTTGAACTGCTGTGTACGCACGAGGGCTAGAAAGAGGTTGACGCAATTGACCATATGGATATATAGTCGAGTTAACAGCCCCTGGCATTCCATGCATCTGAAGGTAATGCTGCCCCATATTAGGACTATAGAGACCCTGGAGAAAAGAACGGTCAACTTTTGAGAAAATCATATGGCAGGAAAATAACCAAGTGCTGCCGTCGTTATCCTTCCCAAATAAAAAGTGCAATGAGAAACCAGACGTGATTCTGAAGATTCTAACCTGAGGGTAGGCGTATTCTGATCCATATGTTGTGTATCTGCAGATAAAAGAAAATTACAGCATCCAAGTGAGAACATTTCATTAACtgagaggaagaagaataaggttttccTTGCAACACATAGAAACACATTAAGAAACATGTACAGCTTAAGTACGTTCTATAAAACTTCATGAGGCCTCAAaccttacaaaaataaataaaatgatgcTTTACATGGGAGGCAATTAAATTGAACCAAATGGAATCCAGGAGTCGGAATTAAAGAGAAAACTCTGTTTGAGGAAGCCATGACTCACACATATGGAGGGTATGGCAACCCTTGTTGGTAGCTGTATGGAACCGATTGGGTGTAAGTGGGGTTTGCGATGTACGGCACACGGAGACCCTGCACTCCACCGTAGAAGGGAGTTACTGCCCTCATGGTTCCTGTAGGAAGCAAACCAAACGGCAAGGTATATCAGCTTCAAGGATATACAGTAAATTGGTTTTATCAGTTTGTAACGACAAAGTACCTGGTTCAATTATAAATCAAAGCAAATTTCATAAGcttaaatattttaaaaaatagcaagaaaaATGATTtcatcatccaaattcaagggtAACAGTCATTTCCAAGCGAATCGAAACTGAAAAGTacgaaaaaacaaaaacaaaaatcacaacATGGGTTTTGAAGAATTATACCGACTGGCTGCGGAGATTGCTGAGGCCGGCCAAGCGAAGCCAAATTGCAATTAGCCCTCCTACCATCAATAACAGGACTTGGATCTAAACAAGCCCTAGTTGCAGCTTCAGGATCACTAAAAGTAACCTAATAACCAGAAAAACAAGCACAGGTGTCAGTATTGGATCAGGATTATGAAAAAGTAACATAAACCCACAACAGAAGATGAAAAAATACACTTACAAAGCCATATCCTTTTGATCTTCCAGTATTCTTATCAGTAATAACAACAGCTTCCAAGATCTCACCAAACTGTTGAAAGTGATGATGTAAAGTTTCACTCTGTGTTTCCCATGCTAATCCACCAACAAATACCTTAGTATAAGTAGTATCACCAAAAGGGGAATTCAGGAACTGAAGACCTGAATTAGAACTTGATCCTGACCATGATCCAGGACCACCTGAAATCGAGTGATAAGCCATCAAAATTAAAAACCTTGAGGaaagttttctcttttttttttttggctaaatCAAAATTAGAAAGCGATTAATCGGCGCAAGACAAGTAGTCTTTGTAAAACCCTAGAATTCGCTGGAAGTGAATGATTGGTTTCTGGaattaaaaaatagaaaagaatttttgttttgtaaattcttcttttcttcttctgccgAAAATTTTAATCTATAAAGTACTGCTACTACTACTGTACTCTTTTTAGTGGTCTGACACAGTAAATGTGTCTTACAAAAACCCTAGATTTAATGAGGTGTGTTGGGTCTGTCTAACCGCTTAGGTCTGAACCTAACACTTACTGTCaatgccttcgttttctccttttTGTCTAAAAACGGCGTGTTAACTACCAGTCGTCATCACACTGTAATATATGCCATGCCACTTAATTTGcaactttatttattttattttcaagggAAATTCCGTTTCCAAATTTTCGATTTTTAAAAGCCACGTGGATCGATAAATAAAGATCTACCATATAGCAAAATCAAAAAGGATAATAATTATCCAGAGGCATAGCAACTATCGAGCAACTATTGAACAGATGACCGATAGGTCATCACTTAGCCGTTTACGGTAGGGTTTTGTAGCCGTTGTATATCACATCCCAAAATTTTATACAAACCCATTTCATTtcctcaaaatttcttttctacTCATAAAAAACATTTATTAATTAAAAGAATAGAGTTCCGATTTCTAAGTAGCAAATTAGAGAAGAAAAACAATCATTATTTtcaaaattacttgtagtttcttAAACATTTTTAGAAATTGTGTCGTTACTTGATTGTCTTCATcttcacaaaagaaaaataacataaatgAAGCTCTAATAAAAGGTGGTTAATTCCTTGATGATGTTTATGCTCTCCCAATGACTCAGAGGAACATCACTTGTTATTGTTTGAAATAACTATAACTTTGCATATGTTTCCACTTGAACTCTGTAGAGTTGCATTGACTTAGCCAAGCTTAATACTTCACGAACTCCCACGCATTTTCCCTATTGAGGGCTTGAGACTCAACTACATATGTTTTGATGTCTCCACAATGACCTATATGATCACGCAACACAATACCAATACCGTTTTGGTTTGAAATGACTAGGATACCAAGTGCACCTCTATCTTTTCCTATCAACCTACTATAGACGTACCTTGTACAATCCTACAAAATCAATAACTACCAAAAGATTACTTCAACAAGATGTAACTTGGTATACAGTTTACCTTCATGACCGAACCAATCTATGTGATTGTGCCAAGTTttgattaacatacaagtgtatatacttcaattataaatataaacaatataatgcggaagtaaaagtAAATCACATGACACACAAAATTTTGCTAATGAGGAGAATTGTTTGGCAagaaaacccggggacctagtctagttttgaatatcTCAGAATTAAGTTGTTATACAAATTGGCTACCGCAAATTCGTATAATTGAgacttgagaccaagtaaactactacTAGTTGCTCTGTTCCTTCAGTGTCATGCACCTACAACCAATCCGGTCTATGCAAATGAATCCCAAGATAGAGTCAATTATCTCAAATCGCTTCATCTGCTATGAGGAATTTTGCTCTCAACTCCTCTGGATCATAACccgaaacagtaaaggactaaccTGTTTCGATAACCACCTCATTGTATACCTCCCAAATCCGACAACGATCAGGCATAATTTTGAATATAAAGTCTTATGTTTATTTAATATAAATTCCTTTGGTCAAGGATCAAACTAAGAAAAAGATTATAAAATAATATTTCTCAGTGAAAAACTTTATCCAAACAATATAGAAAGAAACAACTACATAATCTATTTTATGTTTCAACAAATCTGATGTCTACCAAAATAAACTGCTTGTTTGGATCCCAACGAATCAAGTGTAAACGAAGTATCACATGGATcaaaataccaaaaagaaaaagtctTTTGGTCGTCAAATCTTCGAAGTATAacctgcacaaacaacttgatttctATTAATGATCAATaacacatagaacggagtctgttatcgTTGGATAAACACGAATTCTATCCATAGATCTTAAATCAAAAGATCTGTAATAATCAATCCTCAAAAAAACTTGGGTGTccttatataagaagagaaggATCATGGAATAACCAAGTCTGATTTATTTAGAAAAATTATACCAttattcaaaaatcaatattaaaaaaataaaataacattacGATTTAGTTTCCGACCAACGGTACTACTAAAAGATTCTCGATTCCAAAGAAGACTTCAAATGAAGGCAAcacaagagatttcacctaattaaatTACTCGTCTCTATCGACGAGTTGGCTTCCCATAAAAACGGTTAGGTAATGTGTCAAGGGATGAGTTCGTAAGAATAAATTCTCCATTTTTTATAATGCTAGGACCAAGGCTTGAGTGAAAGACAAGGTATTTCCATTTCCGAAATTCTCAAAGATATacgaagaatatttttttttgaaattatataaTAACAACTGTATTCCAACTCGTAAACTGAAATCACTCTTAATTGTCAACTAATATTAGCTCGCACACATACATATACTTTactaatgcttcaaaaaaaatactttactaatataaaaACCGGAGATATGCAAACCTCTGGGATATGGTAAGcatatatttttgaatatccTAAAAAAATATATGAGTTTTGGTTTCGAGATCTCGCCTTGAGTATcgaaggaaaatacttgaaccttgtgttgaaatgacgagggtacccaaatacaccacaatcttttcgtttcaacatataagtctgataccaagtatgatcgtctatggaaaaagtcgagaaaatacaacaataaGGTATTTACTTGACAATTGTTACGGTACAAGACCGACTgactatgttagagcactgctcggtcgaactcgcaagcgttgctatctcaagcttgtttgtcaattttagttaccaaaactataagtcttaatttctagtctacttatagctatgtctcggattaggataaaatgtgtagttgagctttagacttcacggcgttcatcgattgaagacgaagaactactaaggggagcttgtggaacttcatcaacaaaaggtatgtggagaattgaaatcatctatcacttagaagtctctttctattctatcttctattaagacaaaattcgtataactatataaactttactttatacacatttgatatttcgagttgagtttaactcgcttacatatttctcgaaatatgtgttggtaagctttcgctttaaccaagttcatcttttattcttgacgaaagtcaaaagatgatcatgtgaaaatagcctggtaatatcttacatgatttgtgtgagacagtcatttgatgtagactcggaatgtttcatattgatctattgatcacttgaaaattgctttgaagctaatagtttgtgtgagacagctattcccgtcttctaagaatgtttcaatgattaaaatagagtttagaacaattatccattggttggatatagcacagtatgcgtacttgtatgctaactattgcaagttattccaagtctaggaaccatagtatgcatacccgtatgcgtactggtttaacagttgaagtccgggaacagtatgcatacccatatacgCATTGGTTTTATAGTTCAGGTCCGGGAAATTAGTATGCTTACCcttttgcatactaattcaactgagttcggtcgtgaacgacagtatgcatacctgttcgcATGCTGGCGGACATACCAAGTCCGAAACTctaagtatgcttacccgtttgcatacttgagtgggttaagttctaaaatcggttttttcatgaacaaatacattcacataataaggaatacaatattttgcaaaccgtggctacaatgttcatgaatggatttgagtgaatcaaaatcgattttgcttcaattatgtcttgtatacttctatgagaacataaacaattgaacaactctataactagtttcatttgagtcatttgcactagttgtgattaagatgaacaaggttgatatgaaagtgttcatatggctaactttggttaactattgttgagccaaccaagtgtacacgtttaggtatggttacccatatctaaatgaatgaacatttcatttgtgtataacaagctaagttcaatctaacggttcaaagatattagcttgaatctaatcttttttttttgctcaatcaaTGTAAAATTTTATTAATCAGTGATCAATACAAAATATATTACAAAAAAACCTTTAAAGG includes the following:
- the LOC113289679 gene encoding probable RNA-binding protein ARP1 isoform X1 encodes the protein MAYHSISGGPGSWSGSSSNSGLQFLNSPFGDTTYTKVFVGGLAWETQSETLHHHFQQFGEILEAVVITDKNTGRSKGYGFVTFSDPEAATRACLDPSPVIDGRRANCNLASLGRPQQSPQPVGTMRAVTPFYGGVQGLRVPYIANPTYTQSVPYSYQQGLPYPPYVYTTYGSEYAYPQGLYSPNMGQHYLQMHGMPGAVNSTIYPYGQLRQPLSSPRAYTAVQGYTMPGHHLVQFGGYNVDGITAARVPTLTVPYPTVVAAPLPAQPRFIVPAHSPKLTHDSSSGQTTN
- the LOC113289679 gene encoding RNA-binding protein 38-like isoform X2 — encoded protein: MAYHSISGGPGSWSGSSSNSGLQFLNSPFGDTTYTKVFVGGLAWETQSETLHHHFQQFGEILEAVVITDKNTGRSKGYGFVTFSDPEAATRACLDPSPVIDGRRANCNLASLGRPQQSPQPVGTMRAVTPFYGGVQGLRVPYIANPTYTQSVPYSYQQGLPYPPYVYTTYGSEYAYPQGLYSPNMGQHYLQMHGMPGAVNSTIYPYGQLRQPLSSPRAYTAVQGYTMPGHHLVQFGGYNVDGITAARVPTLTVPYPTGVL